A genomic segment from Lutzomyia longipalpis isolate SR_M1_2022 chromosome 3, ASM2433408v1 encodes:
- the LOC129792906 gene encoding probable peroxisomal acyl-coenzyme A oxidase 1 yields the protein MRVNEDLRNERRGAGINSEEFAVFWHGGSEELREKRWRENYFLCDGFEKKFSIPDSYLSHKELYERTVERMVHRYQKCRDLKASGRYGDREFYDTVRYMVTSEVTSAKSPFATHLSMFVPTILGQGTPEQQAKWLERAANGNIVGTYAQTELGHGTFVRGIETRADYDPHTKEFVLNSPTLNSFKFWPGGMGLTCNYAVVIAQLFTQGKCHGVQAFIVQLRDEDTHMPLPGVSVGEIGPKLGMNGVNQGFLGFKDLRIPRENMLMKNAQVLEDGTFVKAPISVLTYGTMVYVRVHIVTDSANYLAQAATIATRYSAVRKQSPINPGDAEPQIIDHVTQQNKIFPQIAKSIIFTMSGKFLLEMYKQVMKDVDEGHFEGLADLHALSCCLKAIVTNESSLGIEVCRLSCGGHGYLQCSGFPTIYGFNTAAETYEGEHVILLLQTSRFLMKAVKNPDLSPTVAYLKNYSDRQTLGVWQNSIGGMIEAFEAVAAAKIRIAAESVEQRIREGKKPGTAANLSSIELVAAADAHCRAFILRAGAESMEKVSKSVSPALAGVLKDLLELYAVDAAKKALGDLQRFTTISDGDVRQLQRRLEDVLARLRPNAVAIVDGFDFPDEVLKSALGAYDGNVYERIYEDAMKSPLNYEPVNPSFHKYLKPFMKSSKAKL from the exons atgcGCGTTAATGAAGATTTGAGGAATGAACGAAGAGGTGCTGGAATTAATTCGGAGGAATTCGCTGTCTTCTGGCACGGTGGGAGTGAGGAATTGCGCGAGAAGCGCTGGCGAG AAAATTACTTCCTGTGTGATggatttgagaagaaattctccATTCCGGATAGCTATTTGAGCCACAAGGAGCTGTACGAGAGGACGGTGGAGAGGATGGTGCATCGGTATCAGAAGTGCAGGGATCTCAAGGCGTCCGGACGCTATGGGGATCGGGAATTTTA CGATACCGTTCGCTATATGGTCACATCTGAAGTGACATCCGCTAAATCACCCTTTGCCACTCACCTGTCAATGTTTGTCCCCACAATCCTTGGCCAGGGCACTCCGGAGCAGCAGGCAAAGTGGCTCGAAAGGGCTGCAAATGGGAATATCGTTGGGACGTATGCACAGACGGAACTTGGTCATGGAACCTTTGTTCGTGGCATTGAGACACGAGCTGATTATGATCCTCACACGAAGGAATTTGTCCTCAACAGCCCAACGCtgaattcattcaaattctgGCCAGGAGGAA TGGGATTAACGTGCAATTATGCCGTCGTCATCGCTCAACTATTCACCCAGGGCAAATGTCACGGAGTTCAAGCATTCATCGTTCAACTACGCGATGAAGATACGCACATGCCACTTCCGGGCGTTTCTGTGGGTGAAATTGGCCCCAAACTCGGGATGAATGGTGTCAATCAGGGTTTCCTCGGGTTCAAGGATTTGCGCATTCCACGGGAGAATATGCTGATGAAGAATGCTCAAGTGCTGGAGGATGGAACCTTCGTCAAGGCACCCATTTCGGTGCTCACCTATGGCACAATGGTCTACGTTCGGGTGCACATTGTCACTGATTCTGCCAACTATCTCGCCCAGGCGGCTACAATCGCCACGAGGTACTCTGCAGTCCGGAAGCAGAGCCCCATTAATCCAGG TGATGCTGAGCCCCAGATCATTGATCATGTCACgcaacagaataaaatcttccCCCAAATTGccaaatcaataattttcaccaTGTCCGGGAAATTCCTCCTGGAAATGTACAAGCAAGTCATGAAGGATGTCGATGAGGGACATTTTGAGGGGTTAGCTGATCTTCATGCCCTCTCGTGCTGCCTCAAAGCAATCGTGACGAATGAATCCTCGCTGGGGATTGAAGTTTGTCGTCTATCTTGTGGTGGACATGGGTACCTTCAGTGCTCTGGCTTCCCCACAATTTATGGCTTCAACACAGCCGCAGAGACCTACGAGGGTGAGCATGTGATCCTCCTCCTCCAAACATCACGATTCCTCATGAAAGCCGTCAAGAACCCCGATCTCTCGCCCACTGTGGCCTACCTGAAGAACTACTCAGATCGTCAAACTCTCGGTGTTTGGCAGAACAGCATTGGGGGGATGATTGAGGCCTTCGAAGCTGTTGCAGCGGCAAAAATCCGCATTGCAGCTGAGAGTGTTGAGCAGAGGATTCGTGAGGGGAAAAAGCCCGGAACTGCCGCGAATTTGTCATCAATTGAACTCGTGGCAGCTGCTGATGCTCACTGCAGGGCTTTCATCCTCCGCGCGGGGGCGGAATCAATGGAAAAAGTCTCCAAGAGTGTCTCTCCAGCCCTTGCGGGTGTCCTGAAGGATCTCCTTGAGCTCTATGCTGTGGATGCAGCTAAGAAGGCTCTTGGGGATCTCCAGCGCTTCACAACAATCTCCGATGGAGATGTGAGACAACTTCAGAGGCGCTTGGAGGACGTTCTAGCACGCCTGAGGCCCAATGCTGTGGCCATTGTGGATGGTTTTGACTTCCCCGATGAAGTCTTGAAATCAGCTCTTGGGGCTTACGATGGGAATGTCTACGAGAGGATTTACGAAGATGCCATGAAGAGCCCCCTTAATTATGAGCCCGTCAATCCCTCATTCCACAAATACCTCAAACCGTTCATGAAGAGTTCAAAGGCCAAATTGTAG
- the LOC129792908 gene encoding transmembrane protein 214, with the protein MSLQWEVVGKSKKNQGKSKNIPGNDLNGETTTTKTPIVRKIDESGKKGNRKDNKENRKAPQESAKKPKSEAKVAANPEKGKKPVKKKFKNLEAALQELSVDDLKSHVEVFKANFKNSNIAWLKAILSYLNEALIVDVDAVFLCKPILYPASALPATLKKLIHDELDAAGASNVQYFFDQCLTSLAVDLNKNLPVVGTRIMLQLIALRFPIVCQSNFAKNAVLHNSYLNQSSIGLSLLWALGQGGYQDCQVGINVWQNMMVPVIEMKHYCKYAVEYIFYILQKAPSNTSLKLTLQEYLNLMDTLMQTRNNIPHNIRNLLPESAFMISKLYIESTKNVSNIFLTLFKNLSTDSPNVYLFTLVQCLKTEPNCVKLWELNYKKLHQQHQILLNYIRDSKHGTSLKGNKPINDFLRTIDPNLVREEVNHVKNRHQGELKAKQQNTQEKTTSKRAEKSSKSSSICPWILGVFVLLGAIGGIIAYDVHVHGGQFEASSTGKFLKDTGALPYVETVWFTSLSYTARGYQWAEVNVPIFYGKARTALTPYCEFGCELATVVWNKVKQGFSSGCSFVQEKSPVVGNFVDQYIPGLSQRVGDATRATWGTISRLSVDYYHFGCEFFRTKVFVGSLSPENLSKAFNETQVVAARYYSWFHDKVDAYAKIK; encoded by the exons ATGTCGCTGCAATGGGAAGTTGTTGGGAAGTCCAAGAAAAATCAGGGAAAGTCCAAAAATATCCCTGGAAATGATCTCAATGGTGAGACGACGACGACTAAAACTCCCATTGTGCGGAAGATTGATGAAAGTg GCAAGAAGGGGAATCGGAAGGATAACAAGGAGAACCGAAAGGCCCCGCAGGAGTCAGCGAAGAAGCCCAAAAGTGAGGCAAAAGTAGCGGCAAATCCGGAGAAAGGGAAGAAACCCgttaagaagaaatttaagaatttggAAGCTGCCCTCCAGGAGCTCTCAGTGGATGACCTCAAGTCCCACGTGGAGGTCTTTAAGGCCAACTTCAAGAATAGCAACATTGCGTGGCTCAAAGCA ATACTCTCATACCTCAATGAGGCTCTTATTGTTGACGTGGACGCTGTTTTCCTGTGCAAACCCATCCTGTATCCCGCCAGTGCCCTCCCAGCCACCCTCAAGAAGCTCATTCACGATGAATTGGATGCTGCGGGTGCTTCGAATGTTCAATACTTCTTCGATCAATGCCTCACGTCGCTTGCGGTGGATCTCAACAAGAACCTCCCAGTGGTTGGGACGCGTATTATGCTCCAGCTGATTGCCCTTCGCTTCCCCATTGTGTGTCAGAGCAATTTTGCCAAGAATGCCGTTCTGCACAATTCCTACCTCAATCAGAGCTCAATCGGATTGAGTTTGCTCTGGGCTCTGGGGCAGGGTGGCTACCAGGATTGTCAGGTTGGCATAAATGTCTGGCAAAACATGATGGTGCCTGTGATTGAGATGAAGCACTACTGCAAGTATGCAGTGGAGTACATTTTCTACATTCTACAGAAAGCTCCGTCAAATACCTC CCTCAAATTGACCCTCCAGGAGTATCTAAACCTCATGGATACCCTCATGCAGACGCGGAACAATATTCCCCACAACATACGGAATCTTCTACCAGAGAGTGCCTTCATGATCTCT AAACTCTACATTGAGAGCACGAAGAATGTGTCAAATATCTTTTTGACCCTCTTCAAGAATCTCTCAACTGACTCCCCCAATGTCTACCTCTTTACCCTCGTCCAGTGCCTCAAGACTGAGCCAAATTGCGTCAAATTGTGGGAGTTGAATTACAAAAAACTCCATCAACAGCATCAAATCCTTCTCAACTATATTC gCGACTCTAAACACGGGACCAGTTTGAAAGGGAATAAACCCATAAATGACTTCCTGCGGACAATTGATCCGAATTTAGTGAGAGAAGAGGTGAATCACGTAAAGAATCGGCATCAAGGAGAATTGAAGGCTAAGCAACAG aatactcaagaaaaaacaacgagcAAACGGGCGGAAAAATCCAGCAAATCCTCATCAATCTGCCCGTGGATTTTGGGTGTTTTCGTACTTCTAGGGGCGATAGGTGGGATCATTGCGTACGATGTTCACGTTCACGGCGGTCAGTTTGAAG CTTCCTCAACGGGGAAATTCCTCAAAGACACAGGAGCACTACCCTATGTGGAAACAGTGTGGTTCACAAGTCTCTCCTACACTGCACGTGGCTACCAATGGGCTGAGGTGAACGTTCCCATTTTCTACGGGAAAGCCCGCACAGCATTGACGCCGTACTGTGAATTTGGCTGCGAATTGGCCACAGTTGTGTGGAATAAGGTGAAGCAGGGCTTCAGCAGTGGGTGCTCCTTTGTGCAGGAAAAATCCCCAGTTGTGGGGAATTTTGTCGATCAATACATTCCGGGGCTGTCGCAGCGTGTTGGGGATGCTACACGTGCCACATGGGGCACCATTTCACGACTCTCCGTTGATTATTACCATTTTGGGTGTGAATTCTTCAGAACAAAGGTCTTTGT GGGTTCCCTATCACCGGAAAACCTCAGCAAAGCCTTCAATGAGACCCAAGTGGTTGCTGCCCGTTACTACAGTTGGTTCCACGATAAAGTCGATGCTTATGCCAAGATTAAGTGA
- the LOC129792964 gene encoding tRNA selenocysteine 1-associated protein 1 — translation MNSVVHCQLWMGSLEPYMTENFIMAAFQKMGEDPQTVKLMRNKYTGEPAGYCFVNFLNDEQAVDAMHKLNGKPIPGTNPVVRFRLNSASNQSKALPGADREFSVWVGDLSSDVDDYNLYRAFSSKYTSIKTAKVILDSSGFSKGYGFVRFGLEEEQKNALYEMNGYIGLGSRPLKICNAVPKPKGASSSTSSTPATPSATSILQSAYSGAADYTQYYDPSYWQGYAWQGYYDQQQGADATAYYHQAMSHHAGSGHTTSTQSDWSSHHHAYEAPHEDEDMSLVEHKFTLDADKLNRETVERDRNLWDALESSKWLPIEQLEVF, via the exons ATGAACAGCGTTGTTCATTGTCAACTATGGATGGGCAGT CTGGAGCCCTATATGACGGAGAATTTTATCATGGCAGCTTTCCAGAAGATGGGCGAGGATCCGCAAACGGTTAAATTGATGCGGAATAAGTACACCGGGGAGCCAGCTGGATACTGCTTTGTGAATTTCCTCAATGACGAACAAGCCGTGGATGCGATGCATAAATTGAATGGGAAACCCATTCCGGGAACGAATCCCGTCGTGAGATTCCGCCTAAATAGCGCGAGTAATCAGAGTAAAGCCCTCCCGGGAGCTGATAGGGAATTTTCCGTGTGGGTGGGTGACCTGAGCTCCGACGTGGATGACTACAATCTCTATCGGGCCTTCTCGAGCAAGTACACATCCATAAAGACGGCAAAAGTTATTCTGGACAGTTCGGGGTTCTCCAAGGGGTATGGCTTTGTGCGTTTTGGGCTTGAGGAGGAGCAGAAGAATGCTCTGTACGAGATGAATGGGTACATTGGGCTGGGGAGTCGACCACTGAAGATCTGCAATGCCGTGCCAAAGCCAAAGGGCGCCAGCAGCTCAACATCTTCCACTCCGGCAACTCCATCAGCCACAAGTATCCTCCAGAGTGCCTACAGTGGGGCAGCAGACTACACGCAGTACTACGATCCATCGTACTGGCAGGGATACGCATGGCAGGGCTACTATGATCAGCAACAGGGAGCCGATGCCACTGCCTACTACCATCAAGCCATGTCCCATCACGCCGGCTCCGGACACACGACGTCCACGCAGAGTGATTGGTCGTCGCATCATCACGCCTACGAGGCGCCCCATGAGGATGAAGACATGTCACTGGTGGAGCACAAATTCACTCTGGATGCGGATAAACTCAACCGGGAGACAGTTGAACGCGATCGAAATCTCTGGGATGCCCTCGAGAGCTCCAAATGGCTCCCAATTGAACAGCTGGAAGTCTTCTAA
- the LOC129792947 gene encoding COP9 signalosome complex subunit 3, which translates to MSAALEHFVNNVRTQSASGNFRELADSCNQTALVLAKNTNYLDNVLETLDFQQHSLGVLYVLVAKFNNLTGTPEEADSIISLVREFISICNGEQIRFSPQTFGELCHLFTDYLVKHQIPCIQGIPILAQAIDKIRLFDTQLTAIHADLCQLSFCAKVFTPVLKFLDTDITAIASTEDSNHDAKYFLLYYYYGGMIYTAVHNYERALYFFEVAVSTPALAMSHIMLESYKKFLLVSLILHGKIMPIPKYSSQVITRFMKPLSHAYHELANAYATASSEETRNIINKYRETYRNDNNLGLVQQVARSLCKKNIQRLTKTFLTLSLADVASRVQLSGPAEAEEYILNMIKSGEIFASINQKDGMVVFKDDPEKYDSPDMFLKVQDDMARVMELNKQIIKMEEEIMLNLLYVKKSIGNQDEDLISGHSKSFVGDPSE; encoded by the exons ATGTCAGCTGCACTCGAGCATTTTGTCAATAATGTACGCACACAGAGTGCTTCAG GGAATTTCCGGGAATTGGCCGACTCCTGCAATCAGACAGCATTGGTTCTAGCTAAGAATACCAACTATCTCGATAATGTTCTTGAAACGTTGGACTTTCAGCAGCATTCGCTGGGGGTTCTGTATGTTTTGGTGGCGAAGTTCAACAATTTGACG GGAACCCCCGAGGAAGCTGACAGCATCATTAGCCTTGTTAGGGAATTCATATCCATTTGCAATGGGGAACAAATACGATTCTCTCCACAAACCT ttGGGGAACTGTGTCACCTGTTCACGGATTATCTCGTCAAACACCAAATCCCTTGCATTCAGGGCATCCCAATTCTAGCGCAGGCCATCGATAAGATCCGCTTATTTGACACCCAACTCACCGCCATCCACGCAGATCTCTGTCAGCTCAGCTTTTGCGCCAAAGTCTTCACACCTGTGCTGAAATTCTTGGATACGGACATCACAGCGATTGCCTCCACCGAGGACAGCAATCATGATGCCAAATACTTCCTCTTGTACTACTACTACGGCGGCATGATCTACACAGCGGTGCACAACTACGAGAGAGCCCTGTACTTCTTCGAGGTGGCTGTTTCCACACCAGCACTCGCCATGTCCCACATTATGTTGGAATCCTACAAGAAATTCCTTCTTGTCTCACTAATTCTCCATGGGAAAATCATGCCGATCCCAAAGTACTCCTCTCAGGTTATTACGCGCTTCATGAAGCCCCTCAGTCATGCCTACCACGAACTGGCGAATGCCTACGCAACGGCATCCAGTGAGGAGACACGGAATATCATCAACAAGTACCGAGAAACCTACAGGAATGACAACAATTTGGGACTTGTACAGCAG GTTGCCAGATCTCTTTGCAAGAAAAACATCCAGCGACTAACAAAGACTTTCTTGACGCTCTCATTGGCCGATGTTGCGAGTCGCGTTCAACTTTCCGGGCCTGCTGAAGCGGAAGAGTACATTTTGAATATGATAAAATCCGGAGAGATTTTTGCATCAATCAACCAGAAGGATGGGATGGTGGTGTTCAAGGATGATCCGGAAAAGTACGATTCACCGGATATGTTTCTCAAGGTGCAGGACGACATGGCGCGCGTAATGGAGCTCAATAAGCAAATTATAAAGATGGAAGAGGAGATTATGCTGAATCTCTTG TATGTGAAGAAATCAATTGGGAATCAGGATGAGGATTTAATTAGTGGACATTCAAAGTCCTTTGTTGG CGATCCAAGTGAATAA
- the LOC129792328 gene encoding beta-1,3-galactosyltransferase 5-like has protein sequence MTELSLRPSRRKCWIIVLLVFISYTLVVWYLAHSHKYTLKFVNKYLEVVEEDPEPVAVKFVASDRRFLVDLRNFDYTINQKSCLELEMNPKFIVLVHSAPTKRENRDNIRQTWGGWKVDHRVIFLLGAVSSQDIQREIQIESDFFGDIVQGNFVDSYKNLTYKHIMAMKWATEFCPEAEFIFKSDDDIFVNTPLILKFIQKLRNRKDLIFCHISWGPPVIRDKNSKWYVSPEEYPNATYPVYCPGCAVLLTSDVAQKLHKAAETTPFFWVDDVYVLGTLREKIKARITHGGGLIMGSHTSNEIIIHGNYTEAIHYMFSFELKNQQIKLMWQMIQKP, from the exons atgactGAATT atctcTTAGACCTTCACGGCGAAAGTGCTGGATAATTGTGCTATTGGTGTTTATCAGCTATACACTTGTTGTATGGTATCTCGCACATTCCCACAAATATACATTAAAGTTTGTGAATAAATATCTGGAAGTCGTGGAAGAGGATCCTGAACCTGTAGCAGTGAAATTCGTTGCATCAGATCGAAGATTTCTCGTTGATCTTCGCAATTTTGACTACACGATCAATCAGAAATCTTGTTTAGAGTTAGAAATGAATCCCAAATTCATCGTTTTAGTGCACAGTGCTCCaacaaagagagaaaatcgTGATAATATAAGACAAACTTGGGGTGGATGGAAAGTTGATCATCGAGTGATCTTTCTTCTTGGCGCTGTTTCATCTCAAGATATTCagagagaaattcaaattgaaagtgATTTCTTTGGGGACATAGTTCAGGGGAACTTTGTGGATTCGTACAAAAATCTCACCTATAAGCACATAATGGCCATGAAGTGGGCCACAGAATTCTGTCCAGAAGCAGAATTTATCTTCAAATCAGACGACGACATCTTCGTTAATACGCcgttaattttgaaattcattcaaaaactCCGAAATAGGaaggatttaattttctgcCACATCAGTTGGGGTCCTCCTGTTATTCGGGATAAAAACTCAAAGTGGTACGTTTCCCCGGAGGAATATCCCAATGCCACGTATCCAGTCTACTGCCCCGGATGCGCAGTTCTCTTAACAAGTGACGTGGCTCAGAAGCTGCACAAAGCAGCAGAAACGACGCCATTTTTCTGGGTGGATGATGTCTACGTTCTAGGGACGCTACGTGAGAAGATTAAAGCGAGAATAACCCATGGCGGTGGCCTCATCATGGGATCTCACACTTCAAATGAGATAATAATTCACGGGAACTACACAGAAGCCATTCACTATATGTTTAGTTTTGAATTAAAGAACCAACAAATAAAGTTAATGTGGCAAATG ATACAGAAGCCATAA
- the LOC129792960 gene encoding beta-1,3-galactosyltransferase 5-like has product MREFVDFLARNARRKCWILILIFIYTFVVWNLGKSHKYTFNVVQQKRDLQQRIIEVDDPPAPDQKFLIDLRNFDYTINQKSCRQLKIKPRFIVLVHSSPAKRENRDNIRQTWGGWKVDHRVIFLFGAVASENLQREIQAESDFFGDIVQGNFVDSYRNLSYKHVMAMKWTSEFCPEAKFIFKSDDDIFVNTPLLSQFIQTLGGIPNFILCAMSWKPPVVRDDTSKWYVSPEEYPNATYPVYCPGCGVLMSTDVAKKLHKVAETTPFFWVDDVFVLGILREKIRVKITPVASLLLKSKISDEIFYENKRNITDVLRYLYSFEITNEQIKDIWGVVKNASDSGFYSVKKLH; this is encoded by the exons ATGCGTGAATTTGTGGATTT tTTGGCAAGGAATGCAAGGAGAAAGTGTTGGATTCTCatcttgatttttatttacacattTGTTGTGTGGAATCtcggaaaatctcacaaataCACCTTCAATGTTGTCCAGCAGAAGAGGGATCTTCAGCAGAGGATCATTGAAGTGGACGATCCACCAGCACCTGATCAGAAGTTTCTCATTGATCTGCGGAATTTTGACTACACGATCAATCAGAAATCCTGCAGACAGCTGAAGATCAAACCGAGGTTCATTGTACTCGTGCATAGTTCCCCAGCAAAGAGGGAGAATCGCGATAACATTCGTCAAACATGGGGTGGATGGAAGGTTGATCATCGAGTTATCTTCCTCTTTGGCGCCGTTGCGTCTGAAAATCTTCAGCGGGAAATTCAAGCAGAAAGTGACTTCTTCGGTGATATAGTTCAGGGGAACTTTGTGGACTCCTACAGGAATCTCTCGTACAAGCACGTGATGGCCATGAAGTGGACATCGGAGTTCTGTCCAGAAgcaaaattcatatttaaatCCGACGATGATATCTTCGTCAATACACCCCTTTTGTCGCAATTTATTCAAACTCTCGGTGGAATCCCGAACTTCATACTCTGCGCAATGAGCTGGAAACCTCCTGTTGTGCGCGATGACACCTCAAAGTGGTACGTTTCACCAGAAGAGTATCCCAATGCCACGTATCCAGTCTACTGCCCCGGTTGTGGAGTCCTCATGTCCACAGATGTAGCCAAAAAGCTGCACAAAGTAGCAGAAACAACTCCCTTCTTCTGGGTGGATGATGTCTTCGTGCTGGGAATTCTTCGGGAGAAGATTCGAGTAAAAATAACTCCAGTAGCGAGTCTCCTACTGAAATCAAAGATAAGtgatgagatattttatgagaataaGAGGAACATCACCGACGTATTGCGCTACTTATATAGCTTTGAAATAACAAATGAGCAAATAAAAGATATCTGGGGAGTTGTTAAAAATGCGTCAGACAGTGGATTCTACAGTGTTaagaaattacattaa